The sequence GATTGCTATAATGTGTTGGGAGGAATAGATAAGGTCATTCCCGTGGATGTGTATATACCTGGTTGTCCGGCGCGGCCTGAACAAATCTTAAAAGGTATTGAATTGGCTATAGATAAGCTTGCTGAGAAAAGGAATAATATTAGAGAAGAGAAAAAAGATGTCGTTTAAAGGAGGGTATAAGTGACTTGGTAGAGGCGAAAGAAATTACTATAGAAAATTTGCTGGATGAAGTCAAATATTACCATGATTCTGGCTATAGGTTTGTAACGACGACCTGCATAGATATGGGTGATAAATTCCAGATTTATTATCATTTTGATAAAGATATGAAATTAGAAAACCTAAAGCTGATTGTGGATAAGAATACCAGGGTTCCCAGCATATCTTCGATTTATTTCTGCAGCATATTGTCGGAAAATGAAATGCAAGATATGTTTGGAATAGAATTCGATGGATTAGTAGTAGATTATGGTGGAAAATTCTTGCTGGGGGAAGACTCACCGTTGACTCCACAGGCCCATATTCAGGTAATAAAAAAGCCGTCTGCAGAAACAGCTGAGGATAAAAAAGGAGAAACAGATAAATCCAGTAAGGAATCAGATAACAAAAAAAGCGATTCATTATGAAGTAAAGGTGGTGGAAAAATGAGTGATAGGAGCATTATTCCCTTTGGGCCACAGCATCCGGTGCTTCCCGAGCCTATACATCTGAGACTAGTGGTAGAAGACGAGAAAGTGGTGGAAGCACTTCCTGCTGTAGGTTATGTTCACAGAGGTTTGGAAAAACTGGTGGATATAAAGAGCACTGATCAAATGGTTTATGTGGTTGAGCGAATTTGTGGTATTTGCAGTTGTATGCATGGACAGGCTTATTGTCAGGGTATTGAGCAGTTAATGGGCATTGAAATACCTGAAAGAGCAAAGTATTTAAGAGTAATATGGGCAGAATTGCACCGTATGCACAGTCATCTTTTGTGGTTAGGGCTGTTGGCAGATGCATTTGGGTATGAGAGTCTTTTTATGCAGACCTGGAGAGTAAGAGAAAAAATAATGGATATACTGGATAGGACATCGGGGAATAGAGTAATAATATCTGTAAATATAGTAGGTGGTGTCAAAAAAGATATCGATGCAGAGCTGCAAAAATGGACTTTGGAAAGCTTGAATGATGTTGAGAGGGAATTAAGAGAGATATACGACATAATGAAAGACGATTACACCATAAAAAAGAGAACGGTTGGAGTAGGCGTTATAAAAGCAGAGGAAGCTTATGAGCTGGGACTGGTAGGACCTATGCTGAGAGCTAGTGGTATTGCTCAGGATGTAAGGATGACAGGCTATGCAGCCTATAAAGACCTTGATTTTGAACCTGTTGTAGAAAAAGACGGTGACAGTTATGCCAGAATGATGGTAAGGATGAGAGAGCTGTTTCAATCCATTGATCTTATAAGAAAGGCTTTTGAAAAAATGCCAGGTGGAGAGATAAATGTAAAGGTAAAGGGTAGTCCTGATGGAGAAGTAATATCGCGTGTAGAACAGTCCAGGGGCGAGGTACTGTATTATATTAAAGCTAACGGCAGCAAAAATCTAGAAAGATTGAGAGTCAGAACACCAACTTTTGCCAATGTAGCTGCTCTTTTAAAGATCGTGCCTGGCTGTCAGTTAGCTGATGTGCCCGTATTGGTGCTTACGATAGATCCTTGCATTAGCTGTACTGAAAGATAGGGGGTGAGCTGTGGTGTTAAAGATGGGAATAAGGTTATTTAAAAATTTATTTACAGGGCCTGCTACAAGGCTTAAAATGAGGGAACCGTTTGAAAAACAAAGAGGTCATATTGACATAGATATCGAAAAATGTATATTCTGTGGCAGGTGTTCCAGAGAATGTCCATCGGGGTGTATAAAGGTTGATAGGAAAGCGGCAACGTGGGAACTAAATCCTTTTGAATGCATAATATGCGGAGTATGTGTCGATGTATGTCCTACAAAGGCCCTATCTATGCTAAAAGAGTTTAGGGATCCGTCAGATAAAAAAAGCTTGAAGGGCTATAAAGGAACACCACCTACAAGGCCTACAAAAGGTTCGAATAGCGATGATGCAGAAAAATCAGTAAAATCACCCGAAAAAAAAGCTTCTGACAGTAAAAAAAATGAGGTGGCCTGATGCACGAGTTATCAGTTACGCAAGCTCTTGTAGATATGGCTGTTTCGGAGGCTGCAAAGGCAGGGGCAACCTCTATTGATAAGATAAATATCGTCGTAGGAGAATTAACGGGTATTGTCGGTGAGAGCGTGCAATTTTATTTTGAGCTCATAAGCGCCGGTACACTGGCAGAGGGTGCACAACTCTCTTTTAGATATGTGCCGGCGGAATTCCACTGTGATAAGTGTGGTTACAATTATAATAGAAATGGCTTTTCTTTCAGGTGTCCAAAATGTGGCAATGCGGGCGTTATAACAAAGAGAGGTAATGAACTTTATATTGAAAATATTGAGGTGAGTTTTGATGGAGATAAAGGTTCTAAAAAACATACTTGATGCCAACGATAGGCTTGCCAATGAGAACCACCGTATTTTTGATGAAAAAGGAGTTACAGCTATAAATATCATAGGTTCGCCTGGTTCAGGTAAAACCAGCTTAATATTGAAGACCATAGAGTTGACAAAAGGTATATTGAATATACAGGTAATTGAAGGCGATATCGAGTCATCTATAGATGCAGAGAAAATAAATGCCACTGGTTCAAAAGCGGTACAGATAAATACCGGGGGGGCGTGCCATCTTGATGCAAACATGATAAAGATGTCCCTTGACGAGATGGAATTGAAAGAGGGAATTCTTTTTATCGAAAATGTCGGCAATTTGGTTTGTCCTGCAGAGTTTGAGATAGGCGAGGATCACAAAGTAGCAGTGATAAGTGTACCGGAGGGACACGATAAGCCATACAAATATCCATTGATTTTTTCAAAAGCTAGTGCTGTAGTACTGACTAAAGCCGACTTACTTCCATATATTGAGTTTGATATGGACTATTTTAAAGAGGGCCTAAAATCATTAAATCCAAATTATAGGCTTTTTGTTCTCAGTGTTAAAACTGGAGAAGGAGTAAATGACTGGATTGAATGGCTTAAAAAACATATAAAACATTAATGTAATAATAGCATGGCAATAGAAAGGAGGAAGCCACTTCGTGGCGCAAAACATGTGCCTAGGGGTTCCAGCAAAAATTATAGAAATTGAAGACACTATGGCTCTTGTGGAATTTGGGGGAGCCAGTAGAAAAATATCCATAGCCATGTTACCAGATGCAGCGGTTGGCGACTATGTTATCGTTCATGCAGGATACGCCATAAGTAAAGTGGATGAAGAAGAGGCTTTGGAAGAATTAAACTTATGGCGAGAGGTTATGGGTTCGTGAAGGGAAAATATGAGGCGAATATGATGAAAAGGGTGGATGTAGAACTTATAAGGAAGATAAGGCAGAAGATTGCAGACTTAAATCCTGGTATTCCTATAGTTTTTATGGAAGTTTGTGGCACCCACACCATGGCTATAGCCAGGGCAGGCATCAGGCAGATGTTGCCCGACAATATAAGGATGATTTCAGGCCCGGGATGTCCTGTATGTGTGACATCATCCCAGGATATAGACCTGGCTATAGCTTTTTCAACATTGCCCAATGTGATTTTGACAACTTTTGGTGATATGATAAGGGTACCAGGCAGTTATACGCGGTTGTCTGAGATGAGAGCTAAAGGATGCGATATAAGGGTGGTATACTCGGTATATGACGCCCTTGAGATCGCGAGAGAAAACCCGTCAAAAGAAGTGGTTTTTGAAGCTGTTGGATTTGAAACAACGGCTCCCTCTATTGCGGATGCTATAGTCAGGGCAAAAAAAGAAAAGATCATGAATTTTTCGGTTTTATCTCTGCATAAAACCGTTCCTATGTCATTGAGAGCCCTTTTAGATATGGGGGATATAAAAATAGACGGCTTTTTGTTGCCAGGACACGTGAGCGCCATTATAGGGGTAAAACCGTACAGATTTCTGCCTATAGATTATGGTATAGGCGGAGTTATATCTGGATTTCAACCTGAAGATATATTGTTTAGCATTGCGGCATTGCTTAAACAGATCAAAGAGGGACCACAGATACAGAACCAGTATAGCCGTGTAGTAAAAGAAGAAGGAAATGTAGAAGCGCTTAGAGCAATAGATGAGGTCTTTGAACCCTGTGATTCGTATTGGCGTGGAATTGGTATTATAAAGAATTCGGGGCTTAAAATAAGAGATAAATACGCGGACTTTGATGCTGGTATGCGATTTCCAGTGAAGGTATTTGATTCAAAAGAACCTGCTGGATGTCGCTGTGGCGATGTTTTGAGAGGTATAATTGAACCGCAGGAATGTCCGCTTTTTGCTAGGGCTTGTACTCCTGATAACCCAATAGGTCCATGTATGGTGTCATCAGAAGGTAGTTGTGGGATCTGGTATTCAGAAAGAGCTTATAGGGTGCGAGAGGTACAAATATGAGGAAAAAGATATATGTATATGGCATTGTTCAAGGGGTGGGATTTCGCCCCTTTGTCTATAATCTGTGTAAAAAATTTGGTATAGCTGGCTATGTAATGAATACTGCCTCAGGGGTATGTATAGACGCTCAGGGCGACCCGGATTCTCTGGAAAAGCTTTTAAAAGAAATACAGCATAATCCACCATCTTTATCCATTGTAGAGCACATAGAAGTGTACGACTGCGAAGAGAAAAATTATACGGAGTTTAAAATAATGCAAAGTGCGGATGATGGAGGGTTTATACCTGTTTCACCAGATATGGGTATTTGCGATGAATGTCTTGAAGAGCTTTTTGATCCTGGCAATAGAAGGTATAGGTATCCCTTTATAAATTGTACCAACTGTGGTCCACGATACTCCATAATAAAAGATATTCCTTACGATAGGCCTATGACCACCATGGAGCGATTTAAAATGTGCCGTGATTGTCAAACGGAGTACGATAATCCAGATGACAGGAGATTTCATGCACAACCTAATGCCTGTCCTATTTGTGGCCCACATGTGTTTTGGGTTGATGATGGAAGCGCAACGTTGGAGGGAGAAAAGGCTTTAAAGAGAGCAATTGTTTTATTGAATGAAGGACGTATCGTAGCGATAAAAGGCGTTGGAGGTTTTAACCTGGCTGTTGATGCAACAGATGAAACAGCCGTAAAGCGATTAAGAAAGAAAAAGCACAGGTATGATAAGCCACTGGCTGTTATGGTTGCAGATATAGATATGGCAAAAAGATTTGCGGTGATATCTGGTGTGGAAGAAAATGTTTTATTATCGCAGAGAAGACCTATAGTGCTTTTGAAGAAGAAAGCTTCATTAGAGCATTTTATTGCACCATCTGTGGCACCAGACATTGATACGATAGGAGTAATGCTTCCACCTACCCCTCTTCATTATCTCATAGCCCGGGACTTTGACAGGCCATTGGTAATGACCAGCGGGAATTTATCTGAGGAACCCATTGCAAAAGATAACAGCGAAGCTATGGATAGACTTAAAGGTATTGCCGATGGTTTTTTGCTTCATGATAGGGATATATTTGCTCGTATAGATGATTCAGTATCTATGGTGATTGATGGAAAAGAGATGGTTATAAGGAGGGCGAGAGGTTATGCCCCACAGCCGATTGTTTATACCAGCCCAGTAGAATCTCAAAAGTTGCATAAAGGTATAGAAGTCCTTGCATTGGGACCTCACGATAAAGTTACCATATGCGTAGCTAAAAATAATTATTTTTTTATAAGCCAGCATATAGGCGATATGGATAATGTAAAGACAATACAGTATTTTAAAGAAACCATAGAGCGATATAAAAGCCTTTTTAGAGTTCAGCCAGATATAGTGGCATATGATATGCATCCCGATTACATAACAACCCAGTATGCGTTGACAATAGAAGGGTTAAAAAAGGTAGCTGTTCAGCACCATCATGCTCATATAGCTTCATGCATGGTTGATAACGGTATTTCACAAAAAGTCATCGGTGTAGCGTATGATGGCACGGGTTATGGAGATGATGATAAACTGTGGGGCGGGGAGATAATGATAGCGGATTTGCATAGCTATCATAGACAATATCATCTCAAATATATTCCTTTAATCGGAGGAGCAACGGCAATACGAAAAATTTATAAAGTAGGGCTATCCTATATGTTTGAATCAGGGTACGATTTTGAATTGTTTAAAAAACGCATTGACAAAAAAGAAATGGAGCTTCTAAAGATTCAGTGGGAAAAGAAAATCA is a genomic window of Caldanaerobius fijiensis DSM 17918 containing:
- the hypD gene encoding hydrogenase formation protein HypD; protein product: MKRVDVELIRKIRQKIADLNPGIPIVFMEVCGTHTMAIARAGIRQMLPDNIRMISGPGCPVCVTSSQDIDLAIAFSTLPNVILTTFGDMIRVPGSYTRLSEMRAKGCDIRVVYSVYDALEIARENPSKEVVFEAVGFETTAPSIADAIVRAKKEKIMNFSVLSLHKTVPMSLRALLDMGDIKIDGFLLPGHVSAIIGVKPYRFLPIDYGIGGVISGFQPEDILFSIAALLKQIKEGPQIQNQYSRVVKEEGNVEALRAIDEVFEPCDSYWRGIGIIKNSGLKIRDKYADFDAGMRFPVKVFDSKEPAGCRCGDVLRGIIEPQECPLFARACTPDNPIGPCMVSSEGSCGIWYSERAYRVREVQI
- a CDS encoding hydrogenase large subunit is translated as MSDRSIIPFGPQHPVLPEPIHLRLVVEDEKVVEALPAVGYVHRGLEKLVDIKSTDQMVYVVERICGICSCMHGQAYCQGIEQLMGIEIPERAKYLRVIWAELHRMHSHLLWLGLLADAFGYESLFMQTWRVREKIMDILDRTSGNRVIISVNIVGGVKKDIDAELQKWTLESLNDVERELREIYDIMKDDYTIKKRTVGVGVIKAEEAYELGLVGPMLRASGIAQDVRMTGYAAYKDLDFEPVVEKDGDSYARMMVRMRELFQSIDLIRKAFEKMPGGEINVKVKGSPDGEVISRVEQSRGEVLYYIKANGSKNLERLRVRTPTFANVAALLKIVPGCQLADVPVLVLTIDPCISCTER
- a CDS encoding NADH-quinone oxidoreductase subunit C — its product is MVEAKEITIENLLDEVKYYHDSGYRFVTTTCIDMGDKFQIYYHFDKDMKLENLKLIVDKNTRVPSISSIYFCSILSENEMQDMFGIEFDGLVVDYGGKFLLGEDSPLTPQAHIQVIKKPSAETAEDKKGETDKSSKESDNKKSDSL
- the hypF gene encoding carbamoyltransferase HypF, producing the protein MRKKIYVYGIVQGVGFRPFVYNLCKKFGIAGYVMNTASGVCIDAQGDPDSLEKLLKEIQHNPPSLSIVEHIEVYDCEEKNYTEFKIMQSADDGGFIPVSPDMGICDECLEELFDPGNRRYRYPFINCTNCGPRYSIIKDIPYDRPMTTMERFKMCRDCQTEYDNPDDRRFHAQPNACPICGPHVFWVDDGSATLEGEKALKRAIVLLNEGRIVAIKGVGGFNLAVDATDETAVKRLRKKKHRYDKPLAVMVADIDMAKRFAVISGVEENVLLSQRRPIVLLKKKASLEHFIAPSVAPDIDTIGVMLPPTPLHYLIARDFDRPLVMTSGNLSEEPIAKDNSEAMDRLKGIADGFLLHDRDIFARIDDSVSMVIDGKEMVIRRARGYAPQPIVYTSPVESQKLHKGIEVLALGPHDKVTICVAKNNYFFISQHIGDMDNVKTIQYFKETIERYKSLFRVQPDIVAYDMHPDYITTQYALTIEGLKKVAVQHHHAHIASCMVDNGISQKVIGVAYDGTGYGDDDKLWGGEIMIADLHSYHRQYHLKYIPLIGGATAIRKIYKVGLSYMFESGYDFELFKKRIDKKEMELLKIQWEKKINAPEVSSVGRLFDAVATVIGLRDYTSYEGQAASQLESLISLSVNGYYEYDISDEGIINPVSIVLSAYKDREAGVDLSTISTKFHNSIVMFTVDAVKRVRKVSGLNDVVLTGGVFQNRYLLENIKSQLEQEGFCVYVHRKIPCNDGGISLGQAAVALYSS
- a CDS encoding NADH-quinone oxidoreductase subunit I, giving the protein MVLKMGIRLFKNLFTGPATRLKMREPFEKQRGHIDIDIEKCIFCGRCSRECPSGCIKVDRKAATWELNPFECIICGVCVDVCPTKALSMLKEFRDPSDKKSLKGYKGTPPTRPTKGSNSDDAEKSVKSPEKKASDSKKNEVA
- the hypB gene encoding hydrogenase nickel incorporation protein HypB, whose translation is MEIKVLKNILDANDRLANENHRIFDEKGVTAINIIGSPGSGKTSLILKTIELTKGILNIQVIEGDIESSIDAEKINATGSKAVQINTGGACHLDANMIKMSLDEMELKEGILFIENVGNLVCPAEFEIGEDHKVAVISVPEGHDKPYKYPLIFSKASAVVLTKADLLPYIEFDMDYFKEGLKSLNPNYRLFVLSVKTGEGVNDWIEWLKKHIKH
- a CDS encoding HypC/HybG/HupF family hydrogenase formation chaperone; translated protein: MAQNMCLGVPAKIIEIEDTMALVEFGGASRKISIAMLPDAAVGDYVIVHAGYAISKVDEEEALEELNLWREVMGS
- the hypA gene encoding hydrogenase maturation nickel metallochaperone HypA is translated as MHELSVTQALVDMAVSEAAKAGATSIDKINIVVGELTGIVGESVQFYFELISAGTLAEGAQLSFRYVPAEFHCDKCGYNYNRNGFSFRCPKCGNAGVITKRGNELYIENIEVSFDGDKGSKKHT